A genomic stretch from Deinococcus metalli includes:
- a CDS encoding phytoene desaturase family protein: protein MRYRAAIVGSGPNGLAAALTLAGAGWDVDVYEANATAGGAVRSAALTLPGFVHDVGSAIHPLTVVSPFFRTLPLERHGLHFVSSPAVVAHPLPGGTALLYQDLDDTAQALGPDGPAYRRLMKPLVDAADSLLADTLRPLLRVPRHPLTLARFGLRGLPPATAVARTLFREPAARALFAGMSAHSAIPLSRPVTSAYGLMLAVTAHVAGWPFPRGGAGAITDALVAHLAHLGGRVHVNTPVNDLRALDADLHLLDVSPREFLRLVPDLPASYTRQLKHFRYGAGTVKVDYALSAPIPWRDPRTALAATVHLGGPLDDVVRSEAQSLHGMPDRPYLLLAQHTLFDPSRAPAGQHTAWLYGHVPSGYAPSAQDIERIEAQIERVAPGFRDVVLARHVTTAAAAERDNRNLVGGDVGGGDNSLLGTLIRPVLSASPYRTPARGVYLCSASTPPGGGVHGMAGHLAALTALKDLGG from the coding sequence ATGCGATACCGCGCCGCCATCGTGGGGTCCGGCCCCAACGGGCTGGCCGCTGCCCTCACCCTGGCGGGGGCCGGCTGGGACGTCGACGTATACGAGGCGAACGCCACGGCCGGGGGCGCCGTGCGCAGCGCCGCCCTGACCCTGCCCGGCTTCGTGCACGACGTGGGCTCCGCGATCCACCCGCTCACGGTCGTTTCGCCCTTTTTCCGGACCCTGCCACTCGAACGCCACGGCCTGCACTTCGTGTCCTCGCCGGCCGTGGTGGCGCATCCGCTGCCGGGCGGCACGGCCCTGCTGTATCAGGACCTGGACGACACGGCGCAGGCCCTCGGACCCGACGGCCCGGCGTACCGGCGCCTGATGAAACCGCTGGTGGACGCCGCCGACAGCCTCCTGGCCGACACCTTGCGGCCGCTGCTGCGCGTCCCGCGGCATCCGCTCACGCTGGCCCGCTTCGGCCTGCGCGGCCTGCCCCCGGCCACGGCGGTGGCGCGCACCCTCTTCCGCGAGCCCGCGGCCCGCGCGCTGTTCGCCGGCATGAGCGCCCACTCGGCCATTCCGCTCTCGCGGCCGGTGACCTCCGCCTACGGCCTGATGCTGGCGGTCACGGCACATGTGGCCGGCTGGCCCTTCCCGCGCGGCGGCGCCGGAGCGATCACGGACGCCCTGGTCGCCCACCTCGCCCACCTGGGGGGCCGCGTGCACGTGAACACGCCGGTCAATGATCTGCGCGCGCTGGACGCCGACCTGCACCTGCTGGACGTCTCGCCGCGTGAATTCCTGCGGCTGGTGCCGGACCTGCCGGCCAGCTACACCCGGCAGCTCAAGCACTTCCGCTACGGCGCCGGCACTGTGAAGGTCGATTACGCCCTGAGCGCTCCTATTCCCTGGCGCGACCCGCGGACGGCCCTGGCCGCGACCGTGCACCTGGGCGGCCCGCTGGACGACGTGGTGCGCAGCGAGGCGCAGAGCCTCCACGGCATGCCGGACCGGCCGTACCTCCTGCTGGCCCAGCACACCCTGTTCGATCCCAGCCGCGCCCCGGCGGGCCAGCACACCGCGTGGCTGTACGGTCACGTGCCGTCCGGCTACGCGCCCAGCGCCCAGGACATCGAGCGGATCGAGGCGCAGATCGAGCGGGTCGCGCCGGGCTTCCGGGACGTGGTGCTGGCGCGGCACGTCACCACTGCCGCCGCTGCGGAGCGCGACAACCGCAATCTGGTCGGGGGAGACGTGGGTGGCGGCGACAACAGCCTTCTGGGCACCCTGATCCGCCCGGTGCTGTCGGCCTCGCCGTACCGCACCCCGGCGCGCGGGGTGTACCTGTGTAGCGCCAGCACACCGCCCGGCGGGGGCGTGCACGGCATGGCCGGCCACCTCGCGGCGCTCACCGCCCTGAAGGACCTGGGCGGCTAG
- a CDS encoding KGG domain-containing protein, with product MTKGKSSGGSGERRGFAAMDASKQREIASKGGKAAHQSGNAHEFTSEEAREAGRKGGAATRDNNQNGRQKSGTGR from the coding sequence ATGACGAAAGGAAAGAGCAGTGGTGGGAGCGGCGAGCGACGCGGTTTTGCCGCCATGGACGCCAGCAAGCAGCGCGAGATCGCCAGCAAGGGCGGCAAGGCCGCCCACCAGAGCGGCAACGCGCACGAGTTCACGTCCGAGGAAGCGCGTGAAGCCGGCCGCAAGGGCGGAGCAGCGACGCGCGACAACAACCAGAACGGTCGTCAGAAGAGCGGAACCGGCCGCTGA
- a CDS encoding WGxxGxxG family protein, translated as MNFRLKNAVLLLTLALVPVSAYAQDTTTTPPQSTDTTAPTDTTGGATDTTSGATTDTTSGATTGTTTDTGTAAANDGRGTDWGWLGLLGLLGLAGLRRPAPTRVVTTASPTSTTAPPR; from the coding sequence ATGAACTTCAGACTCAAGAACGCCGTTCTCCTGTTGACCCTGGCCCTCGTGCCCGTCTCTGCGTACGCGCAGGACACGACGACCACGCCGCCACAGAGCACCGACACCACGGCCCCCACGGACACGACCGGCGGCGCGACCGACACCACGAGCGGCGCAACCACCGACACCACCAGTGGCGCGACCACCGGCACGACGACCGATACCGGCACCGCAGCCGCGAATGACGGCCGGGGCACCGACTGGGGCTGGCTGGGGCTGCTCGGCCTACTGGGCCTGGCGGGCCTGCGCCGCCCCGCGCCGACCCGGGTGGTCACCACCGCCAGCCCGACGAGCACCACCGCGCCGCCCCGCTGA
- the treZ gene encoding malto-oligosyltrehalose trehalohydrolase: MTTIPYTPALGALPTERGTLFRVWASRARSVSVVLYAGDHTTIRPLTHLGDGMYADVVEEAGPGTRYRFEVDGQVLPDPYARCLPDGVHGPAMVWRPDYSFQHAAPDRRASDLVIYELHVGTFTPQGTYRAALEKLPDLAALGVTCVELMPLSSFPGRWGWGYDGVAPFAPYAGYGPPEDLMALVDEAHRLGLLVLLDVVLNHFGPDGNYLGSFSPEYFTERHKTPWGDALNYDEPHMRRLAVDCAEHWLRTYRFDGLRLDATHEIFDDRPTHILHEIAAHVHRLGRELGTRHFLFCEDDRNDPRLVTRTGMDGVWADDFHHQLRVVLTGEQDGYYRAYSPDVAALARCITAGWVYQGQRWPLGEQPARGAPADDLPAPSFVYCIQNHDQIGNRAFGDRLDVVAGPDAFLAASALLLFLPMTPLLFQGQEWMASTPFLYFSDHAGELGEQITQGRCQEFGHFEAFAQGDGAQAVPDPQDECTFQASALNWAERDQPAHARALTLYRRMLTLRREDRVLRSTGRADLEAGSSGPLLWVRRGPDHDSRTLLLNVSDQPLDLGGLPDAGVYWLLRTQDTTARTRLPPRSATLIALSSAWTPQVVATPAPAPEPLDAVPAAHREEP; this comes from the coding sequence ATGACCACGATTCCCTACACGCCCGCACTGGGCGCCCTGCCCACCGAACGCGGCACGCTGTTCCGCGTGTGGGCGTCTCGGGCCAGGAGCGTCTCGGTCGTGCTCTACGCCGGAGACCACACGACGATCCGCCCGCTGACCCACCTGGGAGACGGCATGTACGCGGATGTCGTGGAGGAGGCCGGTCCCGGCACCCGCTACCGCTTCGAGGTGGACGGTCAGGTGTTGCCCGATCCCTACGCCCGCTGCCTGCCCGACGGCGTGCACGGTCCTGCCATGGTGTGGCGCCCGGACTACTCGTTTCAGCACGCCGCCCCGGACCGCCGCGCGAGCGACCTCGTGATCTATGAGCTGCACGTCGGGACCTTCACGCCGCAGGGCACCTACCGCGCGGCCCTGGAGAAACTGCCGGACCTGGCGGCGCTGGGCGTCACGTGCGTGGAACTGATGCCGCTGAGCAGCTTCCCCGGCCGCTGGGGCTGGGGGTACGACGGCGTGGCGCCCTTCGCGCCGTACGCCGGGTACGGCCCGCCTGAGGACCTGATGGCCCTGGTCGACGAGGCGCACCGGCTGGGCCTGCTGGTGCTGCTCGACGTGGTGCTCAACCACTTCGGGCCGGACGGCAATTACCTGGGCAGCTTCAGCCCGGAGTACTTCACGGAGCGCCACAAGACGCCGTGGGGCGACGCCCTGAACTACGACGAGCCGCACATGCGGCGCCTGGCGGTCGACTGCGCCGAGCACTGGCTGCGCACGTACCGCTTCGACGGCCTGCGGCTGGACGCCACGCACGAGATCTTCGACGACCGCCCCACCCACATCCTGCACGAGATCGCCGCGCACGTGCACCGGCTGGGCCGCGAACTGGGCACCCGCCACTTCCTGTTCTGCGAGGACGACCGCAACGATCCGCGGCTGGTCACGCGCACCGGAATGGACGGCGTGTGGGCCGACGACTTTCACCACCAGTTGCGCGTGGTGCTCACCGGGGAGCAGGACGGCTATTACCGCGCGTACTCGCCGGACGTGGCGGCCCTGGCCCGCTGCATCACGGCCGGATGGGTGTACCAGGGTCAGCGCTGGCCGCTCGGCGAGCAGCCCGCCCGCGGCGCCCCGGCCGATGACCTGCCCGCTCCGAGCTTCGTGTATTGCATCCAGAACCACGACCAGATCGGCAACCGCGCCTTCGGGGACCGGCTGGACGTGGTGGCCGGGCCGGACGCCTTCCTGGCCGCGAGCGCCCTGCTGCTGTTCCTGCCGATGACGCCGCTGCTCTTCCAGGGGCAGGAGTGGATGGCCTCCACTCCCTTCCTGTACTTCTCGGACCACGCGGGCGAACTGGGCGAGCAGATCACGCAGGGCCGCTGCCAGGAGTTCGGTCACTTCGAGGCCTTCGCGCAGGGGGACGGCGCACAGGCCGTGCCGGACCCGCAGGACGAGTGCACCTTCCAAGCCAGCGCCCTGAACTGGGCGGAGCGGGACCAACCCGCGCACGCCCGGGCGCTCACGCTGTACCGCCGAATGCTGACGCTGCGGCGCGAGGACCGCGTGCTGCGCTCCACCGGCCGTGCCGACCTCGAGGCCGGAAGCAGCGGCCCACTGCTGTGGGTCCGGCGCGGCCCCGACCACGACAGCCGGACGCTGCTGCTGAACGTCTCGGACCAGCCGCTCGACCTCGGCGGCCTGCCGGATGCGGGCGTGTACTGGCTGCTGCGCACGCAGGACACCACCGCCCGGACGCGGCTGCCGCCCCGCTCGGCCACGCTGATCGCCCTGTCCAGCGCGTGGACGCCGCAGGTCGTGGCGACGCCGGCGCCCGCGCCCGAACCGCTTGATGCCGTTCCCGCGGCCCACAGGGAGGAGCCATGA
- a CDS encoding DUF2171 domain-containing protein gives MTSPNTPNAGDPVPTDPRIQPGMAIICSDGTVYGLADGTEREYLRTAPTVDNRRHFIPLSEVARVEDAVYLRLDHRQLLEIL, from the coding sequence ATGACCAGCCCGAACACCCCGAACGCCGGCGATCCGGTGCCCACCGACCCGCGAATCCAGCCCGGTATGGCGATCATCTGCTCGGATGGCACGGTGTACGGCCTCGCGGACGGCACCGAACGCGAGTACCTGCGAACGGCGCCCACCGTGGACAACCGGCGTCACTTCATCCCGCTGTCAGAGGTGGCGCGGGTGGAGGACGCGGTGTACCTGCGGCTGGACCACCGCCAGCTGCTGGAGATCCTGTGA
- a CDS encoding FRG domain-containing protein, with translation MGVQILTPSTWPQLLETLQSGSWNPQLGRFRSPFVFRGQAHAAPLSTSLQRLSSDPRSIERHLIRAFRKYAPATTEARRSLWAWLTLGQHHGLPTRLLDWSYSPLVALHFATASEAHADHDGVVWMIDVAATTQGLPEQLRRVLAQEGGAVFTTEMLDVFSAGTSGDLPFDAEMSWLDRVEHEQGGPYLLFLEPPSLDQRIVQQSALFSMLSNPEVTLDDWLSSRADLARCVVVPRDLKAEVRDRLDGANITERTLFPDLGGLSQWLSRYYRDRPPQLDAPQGRTLDEDRNRHR, from the coding sequence GTGGGCGTCCAGATCCTCACGCCGAGCACGTGGCCGCAGCTGCTGGAAACGCTGCAGAGCGGCTCGTGGAATCCGCAGCTCGGGCGCTTCCGGTCGCCCTTCGTGTTCCGTGGGCAGGCCCACGCCGCGCCGCTGAGTACATCCCTCCAGCGGCTGTCGAGCGACCCGCGTTCCATCGAGCGCCACCTGATCCGGGCCTTCCGCAAGTACGCGCCCGCCACGACCGAGGCGCGCCGCTCGCTGTGGGCGTGGCTGACGCTGGGCCAGCACCACGGCCTGCCCACCCGGCTGCTGGACTGGTCGTACTCGCCGCTGGTCGCCCTGCACTTCGCCACCGCCAGCGAGGCGCACGCCGATCACGACGGTGTGGTGTGGATGATCGACGTGGCCGCGACCACGCAGGGCCTGCCGGAGCAGCTGCGCCGCGTGCTGGCACAGGAGGGCGGCGCGGTGTTCACCACCGAGATGCTGGACGTGTTCAGCGCGGGCACCTCCGGCGACCTGCCCTTCGACGCCGAGATGAGCTGGCTCGACCGCGTCGAGCACGAGCAGGGCGGGCCGTACCTGCTGTTCCTCGAGCCGCCGTCCCTGGACCAGCGCATCGTGCAGCAGTCGGCGCTGTTCTCCATGCTCTCGAACCCCGAGGTGACGCTGGACGACTGGCTGTCGTCCCGCGCGGACCTGGCGCGTTGCGTGGTGGTGCCGCGCGACCTCAAGGCCGAGGTGCGTGACCGACTCGACGGCGCGAACATCACCGAACGCACGCTGTTCCCGGACCTGGGCGGCCTGAGTCAGTGGCTCAGCCGCTATTACCGCGACCGGCCGCCCCAGTTGGACGCCCCGCAGGGCCGCACCCTGGACGAGGACCGCAACCGGCACCGGTGA
- a CDS encoding cyanophycinase, with amino-acid sequence MSKHQRKKGTLIVIGGHEDKTDGKTILKEVARMVGDGRLVVTTVASHQPEGYFEEYQRTFQDLGVKDVVELAIAERAEARQESRLDLLDGARGIFFTGGDQLRITSQLGDTPIYSRVQQLYEEGGVVAGTSAGASVMSDVMLVSGESDESHRIGELQMAPGLGLIHGVVIDQHFAERGRMGRLLGAVAKNPRYVGIGIDENTAVVVEGGELLRVLGSGAVYVIDGATVTSSNIADAKQDCTLSIYDVRLHVLSQGDGFDLGRREPMDADQLGKDPVAQDGR; translated from the coding sequence ATGTCCAAGCACCAGCGTAAGAAGGGCACGCTGATCGTCATCGGGGGCCACGAGGACAAGACAGACGGGAAGACCATCCTGAAGGAGGTGGCGCGGATGGTGGGAGACGGCCGCCTGGTGGTGACCACCGTCGCGTCGCACCAGCCGGAGGGGTACTTCGAGGAGTACCAGCGGACCTTCCAAGACCTGGGCGTGAAGGACGTGGTGGAACTTGCCATCGCCGAGCGCGCCGAGGCCCGCCAGGAGTCCCGGCTCGACCTGCTCGACGGCGCGCGGGGCATCTTCTTCACCGGCGGCGACCAGCTGCGCATCACCAGCCAGCTGGGCGACACGCCGATCTACAGCCGCGTGCAGCAGCTGTACGAGGAGGGCGGCGTGGTCGCCGGCACCTCGGCGGGCGCGTCCGTGATGAGCGACGTCATGCTGGTGTCCGGTGAGAGTGACGAGTCCCACCGCATCGGCGAGTTGCAGATGGCGCCCGGCCTGGGCCTGATCCACGGCGTGGTGATCGACCAGCACTTCGCCGAGCGCGGGCGGATGGGCCGGCTGCTGGGCGCCGTGGCGAAGAATCCGCGCTATGTCGGCATCGGGATCGACGAGAACACCGCGGTCGTGGTGGAGGGCGGCGAGCTGCTGCGGGTGCTGGGGAGCGGCGCCGTGTACGTGATCGACGGCGCGACCGTGACCAGCTCGAACATCGCGGACGCCAAACAGGACTGCACGCTGTCCATCTACGACGTGCGCCTGCACGTGCTCAGCCAGGGCGACGGCTTCGACCTGGGTCGGCGCGAACCCATGGACGCCGATCAGCTCGGCAAGGACCCGGTCGCGCAGGACGGGCGGTAG
- a CDS encoding isoaspartyl peptidase/L-asparaginase family protein codes for MTEAPRWAIIVHGGAHTVPPDKAEASRAGVRAAVEAGCRVLEGGGAATDAVEAAIRVMEDDPTFNAGYGSDVDEEGHVRMDAAMMDGRFLEVGAVAGLRGVWHPISVARRMLPEKEVLLIGGGARRFADEHGAELCDPAALLSPEQAAARSDTVGCVALDGHGHVAAGVSTGGLSGQRVGRVGDSPQVGCGFYADDGVGGVVLSGEGESIARMMVAARFIHRVPGRHPEDVLRDVLTEQRGRVGGEAGAVALTPDGTPGWWHTSAHLPVAFLAAGQTEAQVYLSKDEQHQEAGHVQAPA; via the coding sequence ATGACTGAGGCGCCGCGCTGGGCCATCATCGTCCACGGCGGCGCACACACCGTTCCGCCGGACAAGGCCGAGGCGAGCCGCGCGGGTGTACGGGCGGCCGTGGAGGCGGGGTGCCGCGTGCTGGAGGGCGGCGGCGCGGCCACCGACGCGGTCGAGGCCGCGATCCGCGTGATGGAGGACGACCCCACCTTCAATGCCGGGTACGGCAGCGACGTGGACGAGGAAGGGCACGTCCGGATGGACGCCGCCATGATGGACGGCCGGTTCCTGGAGGTGGGCGCGGTGGCCGGCCTCAGGGGCGTGTGGCATCCCATCAGCGTGGCGCGCCGCATGCTGCCCGAAAAGGAGGTGCTGCTGATCGGCGGCGGCGCCCGGCGCTTTGCCGACGAACACGGCGCCGAGCTGTGCGATCCGGCGGCGCTGCTGTCGCCCGAGCAGGCTGCCGCCCGCAGCGACACCGTGGGCTGCGTCGCGCTGGACGGGCACGGGCACGTGGCGGCCGGCGTGTCCACGGGCGGCCTGTCGGGGCAGCGTGTGGGCCGGGTGGGAGACTCGCCGCAGGTCGGCTGCGGCTTCTACGCCGACGACGGGGTGGGCGGCGTGGTGCTGAGCGGCGAGGGCGAGAGCATCGCGCGCATGATGGTCGCCGCCCGCTTCATCCACCGCGTGCCGGGCCGCCACCCCGAGGACGTGCTGCGCGACGTGCTGACCGAGCAGCGTGGCCGCGTGGGCGGCGAGGCGGGCGCCGTGGCCCTGACGCCGGACGGCACGCCCGGGTGGTGGCACACCAGTGCCCACCTGCCGGTCGCGTTCCTGGCGGCCGGGCAGACGGAGGCGCAGGTGTACCTCAGCAAGGACGAGCAGCACCAGGAGGCGGGTCATGTCCAAGCACCAGCGTAA
- the cphA gene encoding cyanophycin synthetase → MTIHFHPSSEPREPATTHVRARVLEYQVYRGPNVYGYEPMIRFQLDLGTLEQHNSSTLPGFTDRLLALVPSLQDHGCSTGRPGGFVSRLREGTWLGHITEHVALELQNLAGRRVTYGKTRSVKGQPGVYNVLYTYREERVGLIAGAIALRLVNSLLPPELQGVDGLELLLPEGVSTLDPRVPFDFASELVELRRVSRRFILGPTTQSLVTEAERRGIPYLRLDDDSLVQLGYGRHQQRIRASITSRTPHIATMTASDKNLTKQLLDRAGLPVPKGVVVHDAEDAVRAARRLTGPVVTKPLDGNHGRGVSMNLTEEEDVRRGFEEARQHSPDVVVEQHYPGHDHRVLVVNGEVVAVAERVPAHVVGDGRHTVTELVAEVNRDPRRGDGHENIMTRIPLGAHQRDVLARSGHSPDSVPAPGEVLFLCDTANMSTGGSAIDRTDVIHPDNATIARRAAQVIGLDVAGIDLLSPDITRSVHETGGGIVEVNAAPGFRMHLHPSEGQPRNVAVPVLNMLFPRAAPTRMPIISITGTNGKSTTSRMVAHILKHAGRLVGLTTSNGIYIDGELILSGDTTGPKSAKVVLSDPGVEVAVLETARGGILREGLAFERCDVGAVLNIQPDHLGLKGIETVEDLAWVKSLVVEMVADDGTSVLNADDPLTLRMRKRAGGTVTLFSMRGAADCAPELQEHIAGGGTAVVREPTVLGDEIVLYAGGQRTPIMRARDIPATLGGLAQVNVQNALAAAAIAAAQHVELTVIRSALSSFTTSFEQSPGRLNFYDGHPFRVLLDYAHNPPGMTYLRDLIRHVRPARGRVIGVLGVAGDRRDDDIRQMGALVAETFDELIVREDEYRRGRPAGEGARLVSEGALAAGLPPEHVTTVLLEAEAVDHALRMARPGDLVVLLATEVEATWRQIRDFDSSGLPPNLTADEPGHHGAYHD, encoded by the coding sequence ATGACCATCCACTTCCACCCGTCCAGCGAGCCGCGTGAGCCGGCGACCACCCACGTTCGCGCCCGGGTCCTCGAATACCAGGTGTACCGTGGCCCCAACGTCTACGGTTACGAACCGATGATCCGCTTCCAGCTCGATCTGGGCACGCTGGAACAGCACAACTCGAGCACGCTGCCTGGGTTCACGGACCGGCTGCTGGCCCTGGTGCCGTCCCTGCAGGACCACGGCTGCTCCACCGGCCGGCCAGGCGGCTTCGTGAGCCGCCTGCGCGAGGGCACGTGGCTGGGGCACATCACCGAACACGTCGCGCTGGAGCTGCAGAACCTGGCGGGGCGGCGCGTCACGTACGGCAAGACCCGCTCGGTCAAGGGCCAGCCCGGCGTGTACAACGTCCTGTACACCTACCGCGAGGAGCGCGTGGGGCTGATCGCGGGCGCCATCGCCCTGCGGCTGGTCAACAGCCTGCTGCCCCCGGAGCTGCAGGGTGTGGACGGCCTGGAGCTGCTGCTGCCCGAGGGCGTCAGCACGCTCGATCCGCGCGTGCCCTTCGATTTCGCGTCGGAACTCGTGGAGCTGCGCCGCGTGAGCCGGCGCTTCATCCTGGGGCCGACCACCCAGTCGCTCGTGACCGAAGCCGAGCGCCGCGGCATTCCCTACCTGCGGCTGGACGACGACAGCCTGGTGCAGCTCGGCTACGGCCGCCATCAGCAGCGCATCCGCGCCAGCATCACCAGCCGCACGCCGCACATCGCCACCATGACGGCCAGCGACAAGAACCTGACCAAGCAGCTGCTGGACCGGGCCGGTCTGCCGGTGCCGAAGGGCGTGGTGGTCCACGACGCGGAGGACGCCGTGCGCGCCGCCCGCCGCCTGACGGGACCGGTGGTGACCAAACCGCTCGACGGCAACCACGGGCGCGGCGTGTCCATGAACCTCACGGAGGAAGAGGACGTGCGACGGGGCTTCGAGGAGGCTCGGCAGCACAGCCCGGACGTGGTGGTCGAGCAGCACTACCCCGGGCACGACCACCGCGTGCTGGTGGTGAACGGCGAGGTGGTCGCGGTGGCCGAGCGCGTGCCCGCGCACGTGGTGGGCGACGGCCGGCACACCGTCACGGAACTCGTGGCGGAGGTGAACCGCGATCCGCGCCGCGGCGACGGCCACGAGAACATCATGACGCGCATCCCGCTGGGCGCGCACCAGCGCGACGTGCTGGCCCGCTCGGGCCACTCGCCGGACAGCGTGCCCGCGCCGGGCGAGGTGCTGTTCCTGTGCGACACGGCGAACATGTCCACCGGGGGCAGCGCCATCGACCGCACGGACGTGATCCATCCCGACAACGCCACTATCGCCCGGCGGGCCGCGCAGGTGATCGGGCTGGACGTGGCGGGCATCGACCTGCTCTCGCCGGACATCACCCGTTCGGTCCACGAGACGGGAGGCGGCATCGTGGAGGTCAACGCGGCGCCGGGGTTCCGCATGCACCTGCATCCCTCCGAGGGCCAGCCGCGTAACGTCGCCGTGCCGGTGCTGAACATGCTGTTTCCGCGCGCCGCGCCCACGCGCATGCCGATCATCTCGATCACCGGCACGAACGGCAAGAGCACGACCTCACGCATGGTCGCGCACATCCTCAAGCACGCCGGGCGGCTGGTGGGCCTCACGACGTCCAACGGCATCTACATCGACGGCGAGCTGATCTTGAGCGGCGACACGACCGGTCCGAAGAGCGCCAAGGTGGTGCTGAGCGACCCGGGCGTCGAGGTCGCGGTGCTGGAGACCGCGCGCGGCGGCATCCTGCGCGAGGGCCTGGCCTTCGAGCGCTGCGACGTGGGCGCCGTCCTGAACATCCAGCCGGACCACCTGGGGCTCAAGGGCATCGAGACCGTGGAGGACCTCGCGTGGGTCAAGTCGCTGGTGGTCGAGATGGTCGCCGACGACGGCACCAGCGTCCTGAACGCCGACGATCCCCTGACGCTCCGGATGCGCAAGCGCGCCGGCGGAACGGTCACGCTGTTCTCGATGCGCGGCGCGGCCGACTGCGCGCCCGAACTCCAGGAGCACATCGCGGGCGGCGGCACGGCAGTCGTGCGTGAACCGACCGTGCTGGGCGACGAGATCGTGCTGTACGCCGGCGGCCAGCGCACCCCGATCATGCGGGCGCGCGACATTCCCGCCACCCTGGGCGGCCTGGCGCAGGTGAACGTGCAGAACGCGCTGGCGGCGGCGGCCATCGCGGCGGCGCAGCACGTCGAGCTGACCGTGATCCGCTCGGCGCTGAGCAGCTTCACGACCTCCTTCGAGCAGAGCCCCGGGCGCCTGAACTTCTACGACGGCCATCCCTTCCGGGTGCTGCTCGATTACGCGCACAACCCTCCGGGCATGACGTACCTGCGCGACCTGATCCGGCACGTGCGCCCGGCGCGGGGCCGCGTGATCGGGGTGCTGGGCGTGGCGGGCGACCGCCGCGACGACGACATCCGCCAGATGGGCGCGCTGGTCGCCGAGACCTTCGACGAGCTGATCGTGCGCGAGGACGAGTACCGCCGGGGCCGCCCGGCCGGGGAGGGCGCACGCCTGGTCAGCGAGGGCGCACTGGCCGCCGGCCTGCCGCCGGAGCACGTGACGACGGTGCTGCTGGAGGCCGAGGCGGTGGACCACGCCCTGCGGATGGCGCGGCCCGGCGACCTGGTGGTTCTGCTCGCCACCGAGGTCGAGGCCACGTGGCGGCAGATCCGCGACTTCGACAGTTCCGGCCTGCCGCCCAACCTGACGGCCGACGAGCCGGGCCACCACGGGGCCTACCATGACTGA